The following proteins are encoded in a genomic region of Arachis ipaensis cultivar K30076 chromosome B02, Araip1.1, whole genome shotgun sequence:
- the LOC107626938 gene encoding protein FAR-RED IMPAIRED RESPONSE 1-like has protein sequence MKEKNQNFFFELNLEGDHCIKHAFWADARSRAAFDYFRDVVSFDTTYKTNRYNLVLGSFVGVNHYGQSTLLGCALMKNEDIQSFKWLFECWLHCMGGKAPKGILTDQCALIQRAIKLCMPTTIHRWCIWHIMKKIPSKLNGYKGHNEIEQEMSHVVWNSYTKKAFDRNWIDILRKYGLEGNKWLSELYEDRHIWIPVYLDHHFWAGMRSTQRSERMHSFFNKFITRNSSLRQFVKQYDNCLASREQAEREFDAVNFHTVIPCATKSAIEAQFQHVYTHEKFRKVQAQFREAYTHQ, from the exons atgaaagagaaaaaccaaAATTTCTTCTTTGAACTCAACCTTGAAGGCGATCACTGCATTAAACATGCATTTTGGGCTGATGCAAGAAGCAGGGCTGCATTTGATTATTTCAGAGACGtggtttcatttgacaccacctataAAACAAACAG GTACAATTTGGTTTTAGGTTCTTTTGTGGGCGTGAATCACTACGGCCAGTCGACACTTCTTGGATGCGCGCTGATGAAAAATGAGGACATCCAATCATTTAAATGGCTATTTGAGTGTTGGCTACATTGCATGGGAGGGAAGGCACCAAAAGGTATTCTTACTGATCAATGCGCATTGATTCAAAGGGCAATTAAGCTgtgcatgccaacaacaattcatcGCTGGTGCATCTGGCACATTATGAAGAAGATCCCAAGCAAATTAAATGGCTACAAGGGACACAACGAAATCGAACAAGAGATGagccatgttgtttggaactcgtACACAAAAAAAGCATTTGACAGAAACTGGATTGATATCCTTAGAAAGTATGGCCTCGAaggcaacaagtggctttcag AGTTGTACGAGGATCGACATATATGGATTCCAGTTTACTTGGATCACCACTTTTGGgctgggatgagaagcacacaaaggagtgaGAGAATGCattcatttttcaacaagttcatcacaCGGAATAGCTCCTTGAGACAATTCGTAAAGCAATACGACAATTGCCTAGCAAGTAgagagcaagcagagagagaatttgATGCTGTAAATTTTCACACCGTGATACCGTGCgcaacaaaatcagcaatagaGGCACAGTTTCAACATGTATATACCCATGAGAAGTTCAGGAAAGTTCAAGCTCAATTCAGGGAGGCATACACACATCAATAG